One part of the Streptococcus sp. oral taxon 431 genome encodes these proteins:
- the nusA gene encoding transcription termination factor NusA yields MSKEMLEAFRILEEDKGIKKEDIIDAVVESLRSAYRRRYGQSDSVAIDFNEKTGDFTVYTVREVVDEVFDSRLEISLKDALAINSAYELGDKIKFEEAPGEFGRVAAQSAKQTIMEKMRKQTRAITYNTYKEHEQEIMSGTVERFDNRFIYVNLGSIEAQLSKQDQIPGEVFASHDRIEVYVYKVEDNPRGVNVFVSRSHPEMIKRLMEQEIPEVYDGTVEIMSVAREAGDRTKVAVRSHNPNVDAIGTIVGRGGANIKKITSKFHPARYDAKSDRMVPIEENIDVIEWVADPAEFIYNAIAPAEVDQVIFDENDSKRALVVVPDNKLSLAIGRRGQNVRLAAHLTGYRIDIKSASEFEAMEEAGQVDFADTDELTEE; encoded by the coding sequence ATGAGTAAAGAAATGCTAGAGGCCTTCCGCATTTTGGAAGAAGACAAGGGAATCAAAAAAGAAGACATCATTGATGCAGTGGTGGAATCACTTCGTTCAGCCTATCGCAGACGCTATGGGCAGTCTGATAGTGTAGCCATTGATTTCAACGAAAAGACAGGTGACTTTACAGTTTATACTGTTCGTGAAGTTGTTGATGAAGTATTTGATAGCCGTTTGGAAATCAGCTTGAAAGATGCTCTTGCCATTAACTCAGCTTACGAGCTTGGGGACAAGATTAAATTTGAAGAAGCACCAGGTGAGTTTGGTCGTGTAGCAGCTCAGTCTGCCAAACAAACCATCATGGAAAAAATGCGCAAGCAAACACGTGCTATCACCTACAACACTTACAAAGAGCATGAGCAAGAAATCATGTCAGGTACAGTGGAGCGCTTCGACAATCGCTTTATCTATGTCAACCTTGGCAGCATCGAAGCTCAATTGTCAAAACAAGACCAAATCCCTGGTGAAGTCTTTGCTTCTCACGATCGTATCGAAGTTTATGTCTACAAGGTTGAAGACAATCCACGTGGTGTCAACGTCTTTGTGAGCCGTAGCCATCCAGAAATGATTAAACGCTTGATGGAACAAGAAATTCCTGAAGTCTATGACGGAACAGTTGAGATCATGAGCGTGGCTCGTGAAGCAGGTGACCGTACAAAGGTTGCTGTTCGTAGTCACAATCCTAACGTGGATGCGATCGGAACAATCGTTGGACGTGGTGGTGCTAACATCAAGAAAATTACTAGCAAATTCCACCCAGCTCGCTACGATGCCAAGAGCGATCGTATGGTCCCAATCGAAGAAAACATCGACGTTATCGAATGGGTAGCAGATCCAGCTGAATTTATCTACAATGCTATTGCTCCTGCAGAAGTTGACCAAGTTATCTTTGATGAAAATGATAGCAAGCGTGCCTTGGTCGTCGTGCCAGATAACAAACTATCTCTTGCCATCGGTCGTCGTGGGCAAAACGTTCGCTTGGCAGCTCACTTGACTGGATACCGTATCGATATCAAGTCTGCAAGTGAATTTGAAGCGATGGAAGAAGCTGGTCAAGTTGATTTCGCTGACACAGACGAATTGACTGAAGAATAA
- the rnpM gene encoding RNase P modulator RnpM, whose translation MKTRKIPLRKSVVSNEVIDKRDLLRIVKNKEGEVFIDPTGKANGRGAYIKLDNAEALEAKKKKVFNRSFNMEVEESFYDELIAYVDHKVKRRELGLE comes from the coding sequence ATGAAAACAAGAAAAATCCCTTTGCGCAAGTCTGTTGTTTCTAACGAAGTGATCGATAAGCGAGATTTACTTCGTATTGTCAAGAACAAAGAAGGCGAAGTCTTTATCGATCCGACAGGCAAGGCTAATGGCCGTGGCGCTTATATCAAGCTAGACAATGCAGAAGCCCTAGAGGCTAAAAAGAAAAAAGTCTTTAACCGTAGCTTTAATATGGAAGTTGAAGAAAGTTTTTATGACGAGTTGATTGCTTATGTTGATCACAAAGTAAAAAGAAGAGAGTTAGGACTTGAATAA
- a CDS encoding YlxQ-related RNA-binding protein, translating into MNKQKVSNLLGLAQRAGKIISGEEMVVKAIQEQKAKLVFLAHDAALNLTKKIQDKSHYYQVEVVTVFSTLELSIAVGKSRKVLAVTDAGFTKKMRSLME; encoded by the coding sequence TTGAATAAGCAAAAAGTAAGTAATCTCTTGGGACTTGCTCAACGAGCAGGGAAAATTATCTCGGGTGAAGAAATGGTTGTCAAAGCCATTCAGGAACAGAAAGCTAAGCTGGTATTTCTAGCGCATGATGCTGCTCTCAACCTGACCAAGAAGATTCAGGATAAAAGTCACTATTATCAAGTAGAAGTTGTAACCGTGTTTTCAACACTGGAATTAAGCATAGCAGTTGGAAAATCAAGAAAGGTTTTAGCTGTGACAGATGCTGGATTTACAAAGAAAATGAGGTCTCTTATGGAATAG
- the infB gene encoding translation initiation factor IF-2, translating into MSKKRLYEIAKELGKESKEVVARAKELGLDVKSHSSSVEEAAASKIVASFKPAPAPKVESKPVAPKPVVTKEEAKPAATVAPKEEKVAPAKPQSRNFKAEREARAKEQAERRKQNKGNNRDHQQNGNRQKNDNRNGGKQGQGNRDNRRFNDQGKKQQGQQNRGNDRRQQEDKRPNQAGPRIDFKARAAALKAEQNAEYARSSEERFKQSQAAKEALAQANKRKEPEEIFEEAAKLAEQAQPVQPVVEVAPVAKEAVVDTRRKKQARPDKDRDDYDHEEDGPRKQQKNRSSQNQVRNQRNSNWNNNKKNKKGNKQNNRNQAPKPITERKFHELPTEFEYTDGMTVAEIAKRIKREPAEIVKKLFMMGVMATQNQSLDGETIELLMVDYGIEAKQKVEVDNADIERFFVEDGYLNEDKLVERPPVVTIMGHVDHGKTTLLDTLRNSRVATGEAGGITQHIGAYQIEENGKKITFLDTPGHAAFTSMRARGASVTDITILVVAADDGVMPQTIEAINHSKAANVPIIVAINKIDKPGANPERVIGELAEHGVMSTAWGGDSEFVEISAKFNQNIDELLETVLLVAEIQELKADPTVRAIGTVIEARLDKGKGAVATLLVQQGTLNVQDPIVVGNTFGRVRAMTNDLGRRVKVAGPSTPVSITGLNEAPMAGDHFAVYEDEKSARAAGEERAKRALMKQRQATQRVSLENLFDTLKAGELKSVNVIIKADVQGSVEALSASLQKIDVEGVKVTIVHSAVGAINESDVTLAEASNAFIVGFNVRPTPQARQQAEADDVEIRLHSIIYKVIEEMEEAMKGMLDPEFEEKVIGEAIIRETFKVSKVGTIGGFMVTSGKVTRDSKVRVIRDGVVIYDGELASLKHYKDDVKEVTNGREGGLMIDGYNDLKMDDVIEAYIMEEIKR; encoded by the coding sequence TTGTCTAAGAAAAGATTGTACGAAATCGCCAAAGAACTTGGAAAAGAAAGTAAAGAAGTTGTAGCGCGTGCAAAAGAGTTGGGCTTGGATGTAAAAAGCCACTCATCAAGTGTGGAGGAAGCAGCTGCTTCAAAAATCGTAGCAAGTTTTAAACCTGCTCCTGCTCCAAAGGTAGAATCGAAACCTGTGGCTCCAAAGCCAGTTGTCACTAAGGAAGAGGCAAAACCAGCAGCAACTGTTGCTCCTAAAGAAGAAAAAGTGGCACCAGCAAAACCGCAGAGTCGAAACTTTAAGGCTGAGCGTGAAGCACGTGCAAAAGAGCAGGCTGAACGACGCAAGCAAAATAAGGGCAATAACCGTGACCATCAACAAAATGGGAATCGTCAAAAAAATGATAACCGTAATGGTGGTAAACAAGGTCAAGGCAATCGTGACAACCGTCGATTCAATGATCAAGGTAAAAAACAACAAGGTCAGCAAAATCGTGGGAATGATCGCCGTCAGCAAGAGGACAAACGTCCAAATCAGGCTGGACCACGCATTGACTTCAAAGCCCGTGCAGCTGCTCTAAAAGCAGAGCAAAATGCAGAATATGCTCGTTCAAGTGAGGAACGCTTCAAGCAGTCTCAAGCTGCCAAAGAAGCCTTGGCTCAAGCAAACAAACGCAAGGAACCTGAGGAAATCTTTGAAGAAGCTGCTAAGTTAGCTGAACAAGCGCAGCCAGTTCAACCAGTGGTTGAAGTAGCTCCTGTAGCCAAAGAGGCTGTAGTGGATACACGTCGTAAGAAACAAGCCCGACCAGACAAAGATCGTGATGATTACGATCATGAGGAAGATGGTCCTAGAAAACAACAAAAGAATCGAAGTAGTCAGAATCAAGTGAGAAATCAAAGAAATAGTAACTGGAATAACAATAAGAAAAATAAAAAAGGCAATAAACAAAATAACCGTAATCAGGCTCCAAAACCTATTACAGAGCGTAAATTCCATGAATTGCCAACAGAATTTGAATATACAGATGGTATGACTGTTGCGGAAATCGCAAAACGTATCAAACGTGAACCAGCTGAGATTGTTAAGAAACTATTTATGATGGGCGTTATGGCCACTCAAAACCAATCTTTGGATGGAGAAACAATCGAACTCCTCATGGTTGATTATGGAATTGAAGCTAAACAAAAGGTAGAAGTGGACAATGCGGATATCGAACGTTTCTTCGTAGAAGATGGATATCTAAATGAAGACAAGTTGGTTGAACGTCCACCAGTTGTAACGATCATGGGACACGTTGACCATGGTAAAACAACCCTTTTGGATACCCTACGTAATTCTCGTGTCGCTACAGGAGAAGCAGGTGGTATCACTCAGCATATTGGTGCCTACCAGATTGAGGAAAATGGCAAGAAGATTACCTTCCTTGATACACCTGGACACGCGGCCTTTACTTCTATGCGTGCACGTGGTGCCTCTGTTACCGATATTACGATCTTGGTCGTAGCGGCAGATGACGGGGTTATGCCTCAAACTATCGAAGCCATCAACCACTCAAAAGCAGCTAATGTTCCAATCATCGTTGCTATTAACAAGATTGATAAACCAGGTGCCAACCCAGAACGTGTAATCGGCGAATTGGCTGAACACGGTGTTATGTCAACAGCTTGGGGTGGAGATTCTGAGTTTGTAGAAATCTCGGCTAAATTCAACCAAAACATCGATGAACTCTTGGAAACTGTTCTACTTGTAGCTGAAATCCAAGAGCTCAAAGCAGATCCAACAGTTCGTGCCATCGGTACTGTTATCGAAGCTCGCTTGGATAAAGGAAAAGGTGCGGTCGCAACCCTTCTTGTTCAACAAGGTACTTTGAATGTTCAAGACCCAATCGTTGTAGGTAATACATTTGGACGTGTCCGTGCTATGACCAATGACCTTGGACGTCGTGTGAAGGTTGCTGGACCATCAACACCAGTATCCATTACAGGTCTAAACGAAGCACCAATGGCAGGTGATCACTTTGCCGTTTATGAAGATGAGAAGTCTGCTCGTGCAGCTGGTGAAGAACGTGCTAAACGTGCTCTTATGAAACAACGTCAAGCTACACAGCGTGTAAGTCTTGAAAACCTCTTTGATACTCTTAAAGCTGGTGAACTCAAGTCTGTTAACGTCATCATCAAAGCCGACGTACAAGGTTCAGTTGAAGCCCTCTCTGCCTCACTACAAAAGATTGACGTGGAAGGTGTAAAAGTTACCATCGTCCACTCAGCAGTTGGTGCTATCAACGAATCTGACGTGACTCTTGCTGAAGCTTCAAATGCCTTTATCGTTGGTTTCAACGTACGTCCTACACCACAAGCTCGCCAACAAGCAGAAGCCGACGATGTAGAAATCCGTCTCCACAGCATTATTTACAAGGTTATCGAAGAGATGGAAGAAGCCATGAAAGGTATGCTTGATCCAGAATTTGAAGAAAAAGTTATCGGTGAAGCAATTATCCGTGAAACCTTCAAAGTGTCTAAAGTCGGAACAATCGGTGGATTTATGGTTACTAGCGGTAAAGTTACCCGTGATTCTAAAGTCCGTGTTATTCGTGACGGTGTCGTTATTTACGATGGTGAACTTGCAAGCTTGAAACACTATAAAGATGACGTCAAAGAAGTTACAAACGGCCGTGAAGGTGGTCTCATGATTGATGGCTATAATGACCTCAAGATGGATGATGTGATTGAAGCCTATATCATGGAAGAAATCAAGAGATAA
- the rbfA gene encoding 30S ribosome-binding factor RbfA, whose translation MANHFRTDRVGMEIKREVNEILQKKVRDPRVQGVTITDVQMLGDLSMAKVYYTILSNLASDNQKAQVGLEKATGTIKRELGRNLKLYKIPDLTFVKDESIEYGNKIDEMLRNLDKN comes from the coding sequence ATGGCAAATCATTTCCGTACGGATCGTGTGGGCATGGAAATCAAGCGCGAAGTCAATGAGATTTTGCAAAAGAAAGTCCGTGATCCGCGTGTCCAAGGTGTGACTATCACTGATGTTCAGATGCTAGGTGATTTATCTATGGCTAAGGTTTACTACACTATTTTGAGTAATCTTGCCTCAGATAATCAGAAAGCTCAAGTCGGACTTGAAAAAGCAACCGGAACTATCAAACGTGAACTTGGTCGCAATTTGAAATTGTACAAAATTCCAGACTTAACTTTCGTCAAAGACGAATCCATCGAATATGGAAACAAGATTGACGAGATGCTACGCAATCTGGATAAGAATTAA